CGCCACCCAACCACTCTCGGCATTTGGAGACGAGCCGCGATGACAACCAACGCCGACGAGTCGGCCCCGCGCCCATCAGTGCTGTTCATGTGCGTCCACAACGCGGGACGCTCGCAAATGGCCGCCGGATTCATGCGAGTCTTGGCTGGCGACCGGGTCGAGGTAAGGTCAGCGGGGTCGACACCCGCCAATCACGTCAACCCCGTCGCCATCCAAGCCATGGCCGAGGTCGGCATCGACATCACCGGCCAACAGCCCAGCGTCCTCACCGACCAAGACGCCCACTCTGACATCGTGGTGTCCATGGGCTGTGGAGACGCCTGCCCCGTCTACCCAGGCACACGCCACGAGACCTGGGACCTCGACGACCCCGCCGGACAAGACCTGGAGGTCGTCCGCCGCATCCGCGACGATATCCGGGCGCGAGTCCAACAGCTCATCCGCGACATCGACCTGGCACTAAACAGCCTGGAATGGTGAGCTTGTAGCTGACGCGGTTCCTTTTGGTCATTGATTATGCCAAGGCCGACCAGGCCAAGAACCAG
This genomic stretch from Micrococcales bacterium harbors:
- a CDS encoding arsenate reductase ArsC, whose amino-acid sequence is MTTNADESAPRPSVLFMCVHNAGRSQMAAGFMRVLAGDRVEVRSAGSTPANHVNPVAIQAMAEVGIDITGQQPSVLTDQDAHSDIVVSMGCGDACPVYPGTRHETWDLDDPAGQDLEVVRRIRDDIRARVQQLIRDIDLALNSLEW